A single region of the Triticum dicoccoides isolate Atlit2015 ecotype Zavitan chromosome 2B, WEW_v2.0, whole genome shotgun sequence genome encodes:
- the LOC119367012 gene encoding probable long-chain-alcohol O-fatty-acyltransferase 4: MEFLQDSIPRVYIAAAAAALYARASSSLLRPGLPRLVALLPVLAFLAAAPLAFASSTNVRGTAAFFLAWLGTFKVALLAAGRGPLDPALPVLTFLFTALLPVKLRGAAAPANAGNSKPVSLVSCAVKVAVIAALLRLYQFSDRMHLYARLALYGVHMYCFFDLLLPCIAAAGAALGMEMEPQFDRPYLAASLRDFWGRRWNLMVSAILRPSVYDPVRARAGRAGGVLASFAVSGVMHEAMVCYLGLRWPPSGGMAAFFVLHGVCCVAEGWCARRWATRGWPPLPRPVATALVGLFVTATSFWIFFPALLPGVEEKLMEEWAAVGAFFLDAGGKVPSYGQRSKS; this comes from the coding sequence ATGGAGTTCCTGCAGGACAGCATCCCAAGGGTGTAcatcgccgccgcggccgccgcgctgTACGCGCGCGCGTCGTCGTCCCTCCTCCGGCCCGGCCTCCCCCGCCTCGTCGCGCTGCTCCCGGTGCTGGCGTTCCTCGCCGCCGCGCCCTTGGCGTTCGCTTCCTCCACCAACGTCCGGGGCACCGCCGCCTTCTTCCTCGCCTGGCTCGGCACGTTCAAGGTcgccctcctcgccgccggccgcggGCCGCTCGACCCCGCGCTGCCCGTGCTCACGTTCCTCTTCACCGCCTTGCTCCCCGTCAAGCTCCGCGGAGCAGCGGCGCCGGCCAACGCCGGCAACAGCAAGCCGGTGTCGCTCGTTTCTTGCGCGGTCAAGGTCGCCGTCATAGCCGCCCTGCTCCGGCTCTACCAGTTCAGCGACCGGATGCACCTCTACGCGCGCCTCGCGCTGTACGGCGTCCACATGTACTGCTTCTTCGACCTCCTCCTCCCCTGCATCGCGGCCGCCGGCGCGGCGCTCGGCATGGAGATGGAGCCGCAGTTCGACCGGCCGTACCTGGCCGCGTCGCTGCGCGACTTCTGGGGCCGGCGGTGGAACCTCATGGTGTCCGCCATCCTCCGGCCGTCGGTGTACGACCCCGTGCGCGCGCGCGCCGGGAGGGCCGGCGGCGTGCTGGCCTCATTCGCGGTGTCCGGGGTGATGCACGAGGCCATGGTGTGCTACCTCGGCCTGCGGTGGCCGCCCAGCGGGGGGATGGCCGCCTTCTTCGTCCTCCACGGCGTCTGCTGCGTCGCCGAGGGGTGGTGCGCGCGGCGGTGGGCGACCAGGGGGTGGCCGCCCCTGCCGCGCCCCGTGGCCACGGCGCTGGTGGGGCTGTTCGTGACGGCCACGTCGTTCTGGATCTTCTTCCCGGCTCTTCTTCCCGGCGTCGAGGAGAAGCTGATGGAGGAGTGGGCCGCAGTGGGGGCTTTCTTCCTCGACGCCGGCGGGAAAGTTCCGTCGTATGGTCAACGGAGCAAAAGTTAG